Proteins encoded within one genomic window of Amycolatopsis nigrescens CSC17Ta-90:
- a CDS encoding aminotransferase class I/II-fold pyridoxal phosphate-dependent enzyme, with translation MDHARVPVIEAIRRYRELDHLTFLPPGHKQGRGVDPRLAEVVGRDVFASDIILLNGLDDRAMNHGVLAEAEELMADAVGADRAFFSTCGSSLSVKSAMLSVAGPGEKLLVSRNAHKSVVAGLIISGVEPVWVHPRWDGELNLAHPPGPDAVRALFGDHPDAKGMLLITPTDYGACADIGETAAICHASGRPLIVDEAWGAHLPFHRDLPSWAMDAGADLCVTSVHKMGAGLEQGSVYHLQGDRVEAKVLAARADLLDTTSPSSLIYAGLDGWRRQMVEHGHGLLSAAMDLARTTRAELDGIAGVRVMSRDDLVGAGLADDQDPLKIIIDLAGLDRSGYDAARWLRAHHRIDMGLSDHRRMAAQLTIADDEHTAGRLVGAIRSLADWIAEVPVAKPVDLPDPGELELEQAMSPRDAFFGPTEDVDAARAVGRTVAETASPYPPGVPVLLPGEVITRAAVDYLRSGVEAGMLIPDAADPRLDTIRVVAR, from the coding sequence ATGGATCATGCGCGCGTGCCGGTGATCGAAGCCATCCGGCGTTACCGGGAGCTGGATCACCTCACATTTCTCCCACCAGGACACAAGCAGGGACGCGGAGTGGACCCCCGGCTGGCCGAAGTGGTCGGGCGGGACGTGTTCGCCTCCGACATCATCCTGCTGAACGGGCTGGACGACCGCGCGATGAACCACGGCGTGCTGGCCGAGGCCGAGGAGCTGATGGCCGACGCGGTGGGCGCGGACCGGGCCTTCTTCTCCACCTGCGGCAGTTCGCTGTCGGTCAAGAGCGCGATGCTCTCGGTCGCCGGGCCAGGGGAGAAGCTGCTGGTCTCCCGCAACGCGCACAAGTCGGTGGTGGCCGGGCTGATCATCAGCGGGGTCGAGCCGGTCTGGGTGCATCCGCGCTGGGACGGCGAGCTGAACCTGGCGCATCCGCCGGGACCGGACGCGGTGCGCGCGTTGTTCGGCGACCATCCGGACGCGAAGGGCATGCTGCTCATCACGCCGACCGACTACGGCGCCTGCGCCGATATCGGCGAGACCGCGGCCATCTGCCACGCCAGCGGCCGTCCGCTGATCGTCGACGAGGCATGGGGCGCGCACCTGCCGTTCCACCGGGACCTGCCGTCATGGGCGATGGACGCCGGCGCCGATCTGTGCGTCACCAGCGTGCACAAAATGGGCGCCGGACTGGAGCAGGGGTCGGTCTACCACCTGCAGGGCGACCGGGTCGAGGCGAAGGTGCTTGCCGCCCGCGCCGATCTGCTCGACACGACGAGCCCGTCTTCGCTGATCTACGCCGGCCTCGACGGCTGGCGGCGCCAGATGGTCGAACACGGCCACGGGCTGCTGTCCGCCGCGATGGACCTGGCCCGCACTACCCGTGCCGAGCTGGACGGCATCGCGGGGGTGCGGGTGATGAGCCGCGATGATCTGGTCGGTGCCGGCCTCGCCGACGACCAGGACCCGCTGAAGATCATCATCGACCTGGCAGGTCTGGACCGGTCCGGCTACGACGCCGCCCGGTGGCTGCGTGCGCATCATCGGATCGACATGGGTCTGTCCGACCATCGCCGGATGGCCGCCCAGCTCACCATCGCGGACGACGAGCACACCGCCGGACGGCTCGTCGGCGCTATCCGGTCACTGGCGGACTGGATAGCCGAGGTACCGGTCGCGAAACCCGTCGACCTGCCCGATCCCGGTGAGCTGGAGCTGGAGCAGGCCATGTCGCCAAGGGATGCCTTTTTCGGGCCCACCGAGGACGTCGATGCCGCGCGAGCGGTTGGCAGGACGGTGGCGGAGACCGCCAGCCCCTACCCGCCCGGTGTGCCCGTGCTGCTGCCGGGAGAGGTCATCACCCGTGCGGCCGTGGACTATCTGCGTTCGGGAGTCGAAGCGGGCATGCTGATCCCGGACGCCGCCGACCCGCGCCTGGACACGATTCGCGTGGTGGCCAGGTAG
- a CDS encoding ANTAR domain-containing protein: protein MRHTDDEFDEVRSELAQRRRQLASQPVIEQAKGMLMLLHDLDDEGAFALLREVSQLSNTKLHEVAAIVLSAGSDSLPGPGRDASTAAVLGTLESLTRPDGVEPG, encoded by the coding sequence GTGAGGCACACCGACGACGAGTTCGACGAGGTCCGGTCCGAGCTGGCACAGCGCCGCCGGCAGCTCGCGTCCCAGCCGGTCATCGAGCAGGCCAAGGGCATGTTGATGCTGCTGCACGACCTGGACGACGAGGGCGCGTTCGCCCTGCTGCGGGAGGTGTCCCAGCTGTCCAACACCAAGCTGCACGAGGTCGCCGCGATCGTGCTGTCCGCCGGCAGCGACAGCCTGCCGGGACCGGGCCGGGACGCTTCGACCGCCGCGGTGCTCGGCACGCTCGAATCCCTCACCCGGCCGGATGGCGTCGAACCCGGCTAA
- a CDS encoding MFS transporter, with protein sequence MIKRVFVLGIVLLSSLTFPLTITGASVALPDIQSDLGAGLAATQWVVNGYNACFASFLVFTGSLADVLGRRRVFACGVALFCAGGLVSALAGNILLLNLVRAAGGIGAAAAVTGGSAILAATFHGPARVRAFGLLGTVLGAGLAFGPTIGGLLVDAFGWRAVFAAPVALAALVLLLVPVLPVARGEGGRTIDWAGAALFTSALLLLIFALAEGPELGFGSPAIVGGFAVVVLLGAAFVLVERRRAEPMFELALLANPRFLGPAVAAGAIVVVLVPLLVFLPSYLISVVGLDAGQAGSWLLLLTAPTVVLPSVGSALARRLPVVLLTAGSVAVTGAGVLLLVTIGPESTPLLLAGPLLLTGAGFGLSTGLLDGLAISSVRPEQSGTAAGMFNTARLASETIGIAVVGAMLVALSRGRLTGAPYTGALHTVCLVLAGFALVATLGVVALSRRADRLSPARAGG encoded by the coding sequence GTGATCAAGCGGGTATTCGTGCTGGGCATCGTGCTGCTGTCGTCGCTGACCTTCCCGCTGACGATCACCGGCGCGTCGGTGGCACTACCGGACATCCAGTCCGACCTCGGCGCCGGACTCGCCGCCACGCAATGGGTGGTGAACGGGTACAACGCCTGCTTCGCGAGCTTCCTCGTCTTCACCGGCTCCCTTGCCGACGTGCTCGGCAGGCGCCGCGTCTTCGCCTGCGGCGTGGCATTGTTCTGCGCCGGCGGCCTGGTCAGCGCCTTGGCCGGGAACATCCTGCTGCTCAACCTGGTGCGGGCGGCCGGTGGCATCGGTGCGGCCGCCGCGGTGACCGGCGGTTCCGCGATCCTGGCCGCGACCTTCCACGGCCCGGCCAGGGTGCGGGCGTTCGGGCTGCTCGGCACGGTGCTCGGGGCCGGGCTCGCGTTCGGGCCCACGATCGGCGGGCTGCTGGTGGACGCCTTCGGCTGGCGGGCCGTGTTCGCCGCCCCGGTCGCGCTGGCCGCACTGGTCCTGCTGCTGGTGCCGGTGCTGCCGGTGGCACGCGGCGAAGGCGGGCGCACCATCGACTGGGCCGGTGCGGCCCTGTTCACCTCCGCGCTGCTGCTCTTGATCTTCGCACTGGCCGAGGGGCCGGAGCTGGGGTTCGGCAGCCCGGCCATCGTCGGCGGGTTCGCCGTGGTGGTGCTGCTCGGGGCGGCCTTCGTGCTGGTCGAGCGCCGCCGGGCCGAGCCGATGTTCGAGCTGGCGCTGCTGGCCAACCCGCGGTTCCTCGGCCCCGCGGTTGCCGCCGGCGCCATCGTCGTCGTGCTGGTGCCGCTGCTGGTGTTCCTGCCGTCCTACCTGATCTCGGTGGTCGGCCTGGACGCCGGGCAGGCGGGCAGCTGGCTGCTGCTGCTGACCGCGCCGACGGTGGTGCTGCCCTCGGTCGGCTCGGCGCTGGCCAGACGGCTGCCGGTGGTGCTGCTGACCGCCGGCTCGGTAGCGGTCACCGGGGCCGGCGTGCTGCTGCTGGTGACCATCGGCCCGGAGAGCACGCCCCTGCTGCTGGCCGGGCCGCTGCTGCTCACCGGCGCCGGCTTCGGGCTGTCCACCGGGCTGCTCGACGGGCTCGCCATCAGCAGCGTCCGCCCGGAGCAGTCCGGCACCGCGGCCGGCATGTTCAACACCGCCAGGCTGGCCAGCGAGACGATCGGCATCGCCGTGGTGGGCGCGATGCTGGTGGCGCTCAGCCGCGGCAGGCTGACCGGCGCGCCCTACACCGGCGCGCTGCACACGGTGTGCCTGGTGCTGGCCGGTTTCGCGCTGGTGGCCACGCTGGGCGTGGTCGCCCTGTCGCGCCGGGCGGACCGGCTCTCCCCCGCGCGGGCGGGCGGTTAG
- a CDS encoding Vms1/Ankzf1 family peptidyl-tRNA hydrolase, producing MHTKELRALAEETGPFASVYFEDSHDTADAEKQLELKWRELRTELAGHGAGEVVLDRLEHSVFDQERPVGRSARALVATEDRLLVDQELTWPPAAPVARFSTLPYLLPLVTGGRRGPSYLLATADRVGAEISVVDEAGRPLEAEAVEGEDHPVHKVRGGGLSHRRIQSAVEETVRHNLEDVAEEVAKVAARTGVQLIVLAGEVQARTQLRDALPEQARRMSTELTGGEVERELDELLTTWRLGALDELAERFRAESGRDTGLAVQGLTAVTTALREGNVAHLLVTEPGAETVHRGAGAAQVAASATELSALGTAEAEHRADEAVPLAALAVGAEITGFDERLRLTDGFGALLRHG from the coding sequence GTGCACACCAAGGAATTGCGCGCACTGGCCGAGGAAACCGGCCCCTTCGCGTCGGTGTACTTCGAGGACTCGCACGACACCGCCGACGCCGAGAAGCAGCTGGAGCTCAAGTGGCGCGAGCTGCGGACCGAGCTGGCCGGCCATGGCGCCGGCGAAGTCGTACTGGATCGGCTCGAGCACAGCGTCTTCGACCAGGAGCGTCCCGTCGGCCGCAGCGCCCGCGCGCTGGTGGCCACGGAGGACCGGCTGCTCGTGGACCAAGAACTGACCTGGCCACCGGCGGCCCCGGTGGCCAGGTTTTCCACCCTGCCCTACCTGCTGCCGCTGGTCACCGGCGGCCGTCGCGGCCCGTCCTACCTGCTCGCGACCGCCGACCGGGTAGGCGCCGAGATCTCGGTGGTGGACGAAGCCGGCCGGCCGCTCGAAGCCGAGGCGGTGGAGGGCGAAGACCACCCGGTGCACAAGGTGCGCGGCGGCGGCCTGTCCCACCGGCGGATCCAGTCCGCCGTGGAGGAGACCGTCCGGCACAACCTCGAGGACGTGGCCGAGGAAGTCGCGAAGGTGGCGGCCCGCACCGGCGTGCAGCTGATCGTGCTGGCCGGTGAGGTGCAGGCACGCACCCAGCTGCGGGACGCGCTGCCCGAGCAGGCTCGCCGGATGAGCACCGAACTGACCGGAGGCGAGGTGGAACGGGAACTCGACGAGCTGCTCACCACCTGGCGCCTTGGTGCGCTGGATGAGCTGGCCGAGCGGTTCCGGGCCGAGTCCGGCCGGGACACCGGGCTAGCCGTGCAGGGGCTGACCGCCGTGACCACCGCGCTGCGCGAGGGCAATGTGGCGCACCTGCTGGTCACCGAGCCCGGTGCGGAGACCGTGCACCGCGGCGCCGGGGCCGCCCAGGTCGCGGCGAGCGCCACCGAGCTCAGCGCACTGGGCACCGCGGAGGCCGAGCACCGGGCCGACGAGGCGGTGCCACTGGCCGCACTGGCCGTCGGTGCGGAGATCACCGGTTTCGACGAGCGGCTGCGGCTCACCGACGGCTTCGGCGCCCTCCTGCGACACGGCTGA
- a CDS encoding thiamine pyrophosphate-requiring protein, producing MSETVADYLLQRLRDWQVPQVFGYPGDGINGLVAAFAKAGNEPRFVQARHEEMAAFQAVGYAKFSGEAGVCLATSGPGGIHLLNGLYDAKLDHVPVVAIVGQTARTAMGGSYQQEIDLQSLFKDVASEYLVEVNVAEQLPNALDRAMRTALAHRAPTALIIPADLQEEPYSPPRHEFKHVPSSPPDLPRASVLPPSEQLAKAAEVLNSGQKVAMLIGQGARNAVTEVRKVAELTGAGVAKALLGKDVLPDDLPYVTGSIGLLGTRPTYELMRDCDTLLIVGSNMPYAQFLPGFGQARGVQIDIDPRFIGMRYPTEVNLLGDAKSTLQALIPLLAGKTDRSWQQNLRRSVTSWWQTMEQQAMLSADPVNPMRVVHELSQRIPQDAIVTADSGSAANWYARNLRMRGRMRGSLSGTLATMGPGVPYAIGAKFAHPDRPVVALVGDGAMQMNGMAELLTIARYCPLWTDQRCVICVLHNGDLNQVTWELRAMGGSPKFEESQSLPEVSYAAFAENAGLEGISVTDPELLGDAWDRAFAADHPVLLDVRCDPEVPPIPPHATFEQLKSMTEAVLRGEPKAWQLITMGIKTKAQEFLPGKR from the coding sequence ATGAGCGAAACGGTCGCGGACTACCTACTGCAACGCCTGCGCGACTGGCAGGTGCCGCAGGTGTTCGGCTATCCGGGCGACGGCATCAACGGACTGGTCGCCGCCTTCGCGAAAGCCGGCAACGAGCCGCGTTTCGTGCAGGCGCGGCACGAGGAGATGGCCGCGTTCCAGGCGGTCGGCTACGCCAAGTTCAGCGGCGAGGCCGGGGTCTGCCTTGCCACCTCGGGACCGGGCGGCATCCACCTGCTGAACGGGCTCTACGACGCGAAGCTGGACCACGTGCCGGTGGTCGCGATCGTCGGGCAGACCGCCCGCACCGCGATGGGCGGCAGCTATCAGCAGGAGATCGACCTGCAGTCCCTGTTCAAGGATGTGGCCAGCGAGTACCTGGTCGAGGTGAACGTGGCCGAGCAGCTGCCGAACGCACTCGACCGGGCGATGCGCACCGCGCTGGCACACCGGGCGCCGACCGCCCTGATCATCCCCGCGGACCTGCAGGAGGAGCCGTACAGCCCGCCGCGGCACGAGTTCAAGCACGTGCCGTCCAGTCCGCCGGACCTGCCACGCGCCAGTGTGCTGCCCCCGTCCGAGCAGCTCGCCAAGGCGGCCGAGGTGCTGAACTCCGGGCAGAAGGTGGCGATGCTGATCGGGCAGGGTGCGCGGAACGCGGTGACCGAGGTGCGCAAGGTCGCCGAGCTGACCGGCGCCGGGGTGGCGAAAGCGCTGCTGGGCAAGGACGTGCTGCCGGACGACCTGCCGTACGTGACCGGTTCCATCGGCCTGCTCGGCACCCGGCCGACCTACGAGCTGATGCGCGACTGCGACACCCTGCTCATCGTCGGCTCCAACATGCCCTATGCCCAGTTCCTGCCCGGATTCGGCCAGGCTCGCGGAGTCCAGATCGACATCGATCCGCGCTTCATCGGCATGCGCTACCCCACCGAGGTCAACCTGCTCGGCGACGCCAAGAGCACACTTCAAGCGCTGATCCCCTTGCTGGCAGGCAAAACCGACCGGTCATGGCAGCAGAACCTGCGGCGGTCCGTGACGAGCTGGTGGCAGACCATGGAGCAGCAGGCGATGCTCAGCGCGGACCCGGTCAACCCGATGCGGGTCGTGCACGAGCTGTCCCAGCGGATTCCCCAGGACGCGATCGTCACCGCCGACTCCGGCTCGGCCGCAAACTGGTACGCCAGGAACCTGCGGATGCGCGGCCGGATGCGCGGTTCGCTGTCCGGCACGCTGGCCACCATGGGCCCCGGGGTGCCGTACGCGATCGGCGCCAAGTTCGCCCATCCGGACCGGCCGGTGGTGGCACTGGTCGGCGACGGCGCGATGCAGATGAACGGCATGGCCGAACTGCTCACCATCGCTCGATACTGTCCACTGTGGACCGATCAGCGGTGCGTGATCTGCGTGCTGCACAACGGCGATCTGAACCAGGTGACCTGGGAACTGCGCGCGATGGGCGGGTCGCCGAAGTTCGAGGAGTCCCAGTCGCTGCCCGAGGTTTCTTATGCCGCCTTCGCCGAGAACGCCGGACTGGAAGGCATTTCGGTGACCGACCCGGAACTGCTCGGCGACGCGTGGGACCGCGCTTTCGCCGCGGACCATCCGGTGCTGCTGGACGTGCGCTGCGACCCCGAGGTGCCGCCGATCCCGCCGCACGCCACCTTCGAGCAGCTCAAGTCGATGACCGAGGCGGTGCTGCGCGGGGAGCCGAAGGCCTGGCAGCTGATCACCATGGGCATCAAGACCAAGGCGCAGGAGTTCCTGCCAGGCAAGCGCTGA
- a CDS encoding alpha/beta fold hydrolase, which yields MNHEVRADDGCRLWAAELGEGEPLILCHGGPGLWDMFDGLAAELAGRMRVIRWDQRGCGRSERRGPYSLERTLRDLDAVRRHFHLARPAVLGHSWGAQLALRYALEHPDRVRRLVYVSGTGLGRDWHLAYERNLAARLGPELARVAELSGRERTEDEDRELAVLQWSADFADPAGARRHAERMATPWFGINYECNATINAEDRTATWHEPRLVEACRGLTVPTLIVDGAKDIRPRRAVDSLHQALPAVTRVVLPDAGHVPWLEAPQRFHSVLTGYLLGPV from the coding sequence GTGAACCACGAGGTGCGGGCCGACGACGGCTGCCGGCTCTGGGCGGCCGAACTTGGCGAGGGCGAGCCGCTGATCCTGTGTCACGGCGGCCCCGGGCTGTGGGACATGTTCGACGGCCTTGCCGCCGAACTCGCCGGCCGGATGCGGGTGATCCGCTGGGACCAGCGCGGCTGCGGCCGCTCGGAGCGCCGGGGACCGTACTCCCTGGAGCGCACCCTGCGGGACCTGGACGCGGTGCGGCGGCATTTTCACCTGGCGCGGCCGGCGGTGCTGGGGCACTCCTGGGGCGCGCAGCTCGCCCTGCGGTACGCGCTGGAGCACCCGGACCGGGTGCGCAGGCTGGTCTACGTGTCCGGCACCGGTCTCGGCCGGGACTGGCATCTCGCGTACGAGCGAAACCTCGCGGCGCGCCTCGGTCCCGAGCTGGCCAGGGTCGCTGAGCTGTCCGGCCGCGAACGCACCGAGGACGAGGACCGCGAGCTGGCCGTGCTGCAGTGGTCGGCGGACTTCGCCGATCCGGCCGGCGCCCGCCGGCACGCCGAGCGGATGGCCACGCCCTGGTTCGGGATCAACTACGAGTGCAACGCCACCATCAACGCCGAGGACCGGACCGCCACCTGGCACGAACCCCGGCTCGTCGAAGCCTGCCGAGGGCTGACCGTACCGACGCTGATCGTGGACGGCGCGAAGGACATCCGGCCCCGCCGGGCGGTGGACTCGCTGCACCAGGCGCTGCCTGCGGTGACCAGGGTGGTGTTGCCGGACGCCGGGCACGTGCCCTGGCTGGAGGCGCCACAACGGTTCCACTCGGTGCTGACCGGGTATCTGCTCGGTCCCGTTTAG
- a CDS encoding aconitate hydratase, with protein sequence MSGTVAARLINEHLVGGEPVAGGEIALRVDQTLTQDATGTLVMQELEGLRLDRAHTEVSVQYIDHNLLQADERNAEDHEFLRSACRRYGLWFSKAGNGVSHPTHMQRFGIPGKTMVGSDSHTCAAGSLGMLAIGVGGLEVAMAIAGQPLYLRMPEIWGVRLTGRLPDWVSAKDVVLEMLRRHGVKGGLNRIIEYHGPGLAGLTAMDRHVIANMGAELGATSTVFPADDAVREFLRAEDRADDFRELVADERASYDVEDEIDLGALEPLIAKPSSPGNVVPVREVAGTEVSQVVIGSSANPGLRDFAIAAEMVRGRQTADTVSFDVNPSSREIFADLTKLGATFALISAGARIHQAGCMGCIGMGQAPATGRNSLRTFPRNFPGRSGTREDSVWLCSPETAAAAALTGMITDPRELGLSYPDLRLGGRASVNTDMLVPPLEPADAEREELVKGPNISSLPDFPELPDRIEAPVLLKLGDDVSTDEISPAGARALPFRSNVPKLSQFTFTRIDEQYPEKAAELADGSGHVLVAGENYGQGSSREHAAITPRYLGLRAVIAKSFARIHWQNLANFGVPALEFTDPADYDRIERGDTLRLSALRGELPGGSGITVHNVTKAEDYRLAHRLSERQVEAVLAGGRIPLLARRAG encoded by the coding sequence ATGAGCGGTACGGTCGCAGCGCGGTTGATCAACGAGCACCTGGTCGGCGGTGAGCCGGTGGCGGGCGGTGAGATCGCCCTGCGGGTGGACCAGACGCTCACCCAGGACGCCACCGGCACGCTGGTCATGCAGGAGCTGGAAGGGCTGCGGCTGGACCGGGCGCACACCGAGGTCAGCGTGCAGTACATCGACCACAACCTGCTGCAGGCCGACGAGCGCAACGCCGAGGACCACGAGTTCCTCCGCTCCGCCTGCCGCCGTTACGGGCTGTGGTTCTCCAAGGCGGGCAACGGCGTCTCCCACCCCACCCACATGCAGCGCTTCGGCATACCCGGCAAGACCATGGTCGGCTCCGACTCGCACACCTGCGCGGCGGGTTCGCTCGGCATGCTGGCGATCGGCGTCGGCGGGCTCGAGGTGGCGATGGCGATCGCGGGGCAGCCGCTGTACCTGCGGATGCCGGAGATCTGGGGCGTCCGGCTGACCGGGCGGCTGCCGGACTGGGTCTCCGCCAAGGACGTGGTGCTGGAGATGCTCCGGCGGCACGGGGTGAAGGGCGGGCTGAACCGGATCATCGAGTACCACGGGCCGGGCCTGGCCGGGCTGACCGCGATGGACCGGCACGTGATCGCGAACATGGGCGCCGAGCTCGGCGCGACCAGCACGGTGTTCCCCGCCGACGACGCGGTGCGCGAGTTCCTGCGCGCCGAAGACCGGGCGGACGACTTCCGCGAGCTGGTGGCGGACGAGCGCGCGAGCTACGACGTCGAGGACGAGATCGACCTCGGCGCGCTGGAACCGCTGATCGCCAAGCCGTCGTCGCCCGGCAACGTGGTGCCGGTGCGCGAGGTGGCCGGGACCGAGGTGAGCCAGGTGGTGATCGGCTCCTCGGCGAACCCCGGCCTGCGCGACTTCGCGATCGCCGCCGAGATGGTGCGCGGCAGGCAGACCGCGGACACGGTGAGCTTCGACGTGAACCCGTCGTCGCGGGAGATCTTCGCCGACCTGACCAAGCTCGGCGCCACCTTCGCGCTGATCTCGGCAGGCGCGCGGATCCACCAGGCGGGCTGCATGGGCTGCATCGGCATGGGCCAGGCGCCAGCCACCGGCCGGAACTCGCTGCGCACCTTCCCGCGGAACTTCCCCGGCCGCTCCGGCACCAGGGAGGACTCGGTCTGGCTGTGCTCCCCGGAGACCGCGGCCGCCGCGGCGCTGACTGGGATGATCACCGACCCGCGCGAGCTGGGACTGTCCTATCCGGACCTGCGGCTGGGCGGGCGTGCCTCGGTGAACACGGACATGTTGGTGCCGCCGCTGGAACCGGCGGACGCGGAGCGGGAGGAACTGGTCAAGGGCCCGAACATCTCGTCGCTGCCGGACTTCCCGGAACTGCCCGACCGAATCGAAGCGCCGGTGCTGCTCAAGCTGGGCGACGACGTGTCCACCGACGAGATCTCCCCGGCCGGTGCCCGCGCGCTGCCGTTCCGCTCGAACGTGCCGAAGCTGTCCCAGTTCACCTTCACCCGGATCGACGAGCAGTACCCGGAGAAGGCAGCCGAGCTGGCCGACGGCTCCGGGCACGTGCTGGTCGCGGGCGAGAACTACGGCCAGGGTTCGTCGCGGGAGCACGCCGCGATCACCCCTCGGTACCTCGGGCTGCGCGCGGTGATCGCCAAGTCGTTCGCCAGGATCCACTGGCAGAACCTGGCCAACTTCGGCGTGCCGGCACTGGAGTTCACCGACCCGGCGGACTACGACCGGATCGAGCGGGGCGACACCCTGAGGCTGTCCGCGCTGCGCGGCGAACTGCCGGGTGGCAGCGGTATCACCGTGCACAACGTCACCAAGGCCGAGGACTACCGCCTGGCGCACCGGCTGTCCGAGCGGCAGGTGGAAGCGGTGCTGGCCGGTGGGCGGATCCCGCTGCTGGCCCGCCGGGCCGGCTGA
- a CDS encoding zinc-dependent alcohol dehydrogenase, producing the protein MKAVTWQGKRDVRVDTVDDPVLQEPTDAIVRVTSSGICGSDLHLYEVLGSFIDPGDVLGHEPMGVVEEVGAEVGRLKPGDRVVVPFNISCGHCYMCDRGLQSQCETTQVRERGKGAALFGYTKLYGQVPGGQAEFLRVPQAQYGPIKVPDGPPDDRFVYLSDVVPTAWQAVEYANIPDGGSVVVFGLGPIGQMCCRIAQHRGAGAVIGVDLVAERLILARAHGATALDLRDHDEIGDAIRELTGGRGADSVIDAVGMEAHGAPFGKLAHQLMGMLPGPVAAKLTEKAGIDRLSVIYAAIDAVRRGGTISLSGVYGGMLDPLPMMDLFDKQLQLRMGQANVRRWIDDIMAVLTEAGDPLGVEGFATHRLPLEQAAHGYEIFQQKRDGAIKVLLQPNR; encoded by the coding sequence ATGAAGGCCGTGACCTGGCAAGGAAAACGTGACGTCCGCGTGGACACCGTGGACGACCCGGTGCTCCAGGAACCCACCGACGCGATCGTCCGGGTCACCTCCAGCGGGATCTGCGGTTCGGACCTGCACCTGTACGAGGTGCTCGGTTCGTTCATCGATCCCGGTGACGTGCTCGGGCACGAACCGATGGGCGTGGTCGAAGAGGTCGGTGCCGAGGTGGGTCGCCTCAAGCCGGGCGACCGGGTGGTGGTGCCGTTCAACATCTCCTGCGGGCACTGCTACATGTGCGACCGCGGGCTGCAGTCCCAGTGCGAGACCACTCAGGTCCGCGAGCGCGGCAAGGGCGCCGCGCTGTTCGGCTACACCAAGCTCTACGGCCAGGTTCCCGGCGGTCAGGCCGAATTCCTGCGGGTGCCGCAGGCGCAGTACGGGCCGATCAAGGTGCCGGACGGCCCGCCGGACGACCGGTTCGTCTATCTCTCGGACGTGGTGCCGACGGCCTGGCAGGCCGTCGAGTACGCGAACATCCCGGACGGCGGCAGCGTGGTCGTCTTCGGGCTCGGCCCGATCGGCCAGATGTGCTGCCGGATCGCCCAGCACCGCGGCGCGGGTGCGGTGATCGGGGTCGATCTGGTGGCCGAGCGGCTGATACTGGCTCGGGCGCACGGCGCGACCGCCCTGGACCTCCGCGACCACGACGAGATCGGCGACGCGATCAGGGAGCTGACCGGTGGCCGTGGCGCGGACTCGGTGATCGACGCGGTGGGTATGGAGGCGCACGGTGCGCCCTTCGGCAAGCTCGCACACCAGCTGATGGGCATGCTGCCCGGTCCGGTCGCGGCGAAGCTGACCGAGAAAGCCGGTATCGACCGGCTGAGCGTGATCTACGCGGCGATCGACGCGGTGCGCCGCGGCGGGACCATTTCGCTGAGCGGGGTCTACGGCGGCATGCTCGACCCGCTGCCGATGATGGACCTGTTCGACAAGCAGCTCCAGCTCCGGATGGGGCAGGCGAACGTGCGCCGCTGGATCGACGACATCATGGCGGTGCTCACCGAAGCCGGGGATCCGCTCGGTGTGGAGGGTTTCGCGACCCACCGGCTGCCGCTCGAACAGGCGGCGCACGGCTACGAGATCTTCCAGCAGAAGCGCGATGGCGCGATCAAAGTGCTGCTGCAGCCGAACCGATGA
- a CDS encoding response regulator transcription factor, whose translation MGEPRAAASGKPRERPGHPVRVLLVEDHDMVAEAITLAFDAVEDIEIVARACSLEQAFRQVARHRPKVVVLDRRLPDGDGIPAISELREASPDSRVLVLTGDANQEMAGRVLESGGAGLLVKSAGLADLAAAVRRVAGGEAVFGGTLLQMLDRLTGRSGGTAGLTPREHELLVLLADGVTTTEIAGRLSLARNTVRNHVQRILAKLGAHSKLEAVAVARRQGLLD comes from the coding sequence ATGGGTGAGCCGCGGGCGGCCGCGTCCGGAAAGCCTCGGGAGCGGCCCGGCCACCCGGTGCGCGTCCTGCTGGTGGAAGACCACGACATGGTGGCCGAGGCCATCACGCTGGCCTTCGACGCGGTGGAGGACATCGAGATCGTGGCCCGTGCCTGCTCGCTGGAGCAGGCTTTCCGGCAGGTGGCCCGGCACCGCCCGAAGGTGGTGGTGTTGGACCGGCGGCTGCCCGACGGCGACGGCATCCCCGCGATCAGCGAGCTCCGGGAGGCCAGCCCGGACTCCCGCGTGCTGGTGCTGACCGGCGACGCGAACCAGGAAATGGCGGGCAGGGTGCTGGAGTCCGGGGGAGCGGGCCTGCTCGTGAAGTCCGCCGGCCTTGCCGACCTCGCCGCCGCGGTCCGCCGGGTGGCCGGCGGCGAGGCGGTCTTCGGCGGCACCCTGCTGCAGATGCTGGACCGCCTGACCGGCCGTTCCGGCGGCACGGCCGGGCTGACCCCGCGCGAGCACGAACTGCTGGTGCTGCTCGCGGACGGGGTCACCACCACGGAGATCGCCGGGCGGCTGAGCCTCGCCCGCAACACGGTGCGCAACCACGTGCAGCGGATACTGGCGAAACTGGGCGCGCACTCCAAACTCGAAGCCGTCGCCGTGGCCAGGAGGCAAGGGCTGCTCGACTGA